In a genomic window of Pedobacter sp. KBS0701:
- the traM gene encoding conjugative transposon protein TraM, translated as MMENRKKIDKKKVLLIFLPLLGAAVLTMGFFMLVGGKGTADGTADVRGKVDFSLPDAAIKKQQPADKMAFYEQAERDSAARGSASLSRMSENLGFKNRQDEQTGEISLKLEALKREIDRPAENAVGVGSVAGVRSGDGASRPVAAGNMKNDVDRLEALMKMMVENKNAGEDPEMKQLNAMMENIIDIQHPERVKTRLVADKKVNSDSLFKAIPAVIASDKKVVQGATIKLLLLDTLRINGVLIPKGHELFGACKITNQRLLLDIKQIRLGNAIIPSDLSLYSYDGMLGLDAPEAVLTETVNDGAGNAIGDVALNTFDQSLVTQVAGAGIDAAKSMMTKKLRKIKVKLKGGQAVLLRDNKLKLR; from the coding sequence ATGATGGAAAACAGGAAAAAAATAGATAAGAAAAAGGTACTGCTGATTTTTTTGCCGTTGCTGGGGGCAGCTGTACTGACCATGGGATTTTTTATGCTGGTTGGAGGAAAGGGTACAGCTGATGGTACTGCTGATGTTCGTGGAAAGGTGGATTTTTCGCTGCCTGACGCGGCAATTAAAAAACAACAGCCGGCAGACAAAATGGCTTTTTATGAGCAGGCCGAGCGTGATTCTGCGGCCAGGGGATCTGCGTCGCTTTCGCGTATGAGCGAAAACCTGGGTTTTAAAAATCGTCAGGATGAGCAAACCGGAGAGATTTCGCTAAAACTCGAAGCCTTGAAACGTGAAATTGACCGCCCTGCGGAAAATGCCGTTGGTGTCGGGAGCGTTGCAGGTGTGCGTTCGGGTGATGGGGCCTCGAGGCCTGTTGCCGCTGGAAATATGAAAAATGATGTGGACAGGCTGGAGGCGCTGATGAAGATGATGGTCGAAAACAAAAACGCTGGCGAGGACCCTGAGATGAAACAGCTAAATGCGATGATGGAAAACATTATTGATATCCAGCATCCAGAGCGGGTAAAGACGAGATTGGTTGCAGATAAAAAAGTAAATAGCGATAGCCTGTTCAAAGCTATCCCTGCGGTGATCGCTTCGGATAAAAAAGTGGTGCAGGGCGCAACGATCAAACTTTTGCTGCTGGATACTTTGAGGATAAATGGGGTGTTGATACCCAAAGGGCATGAGCTTTTCGGGGCCTGCAAGATTACTAATCAGCGCCTGCTGCTTGATATCAAACAGATCCGCTTGGGTAATGCCATTATACCATCTGATCTGTCGCTGTACAGTTATGACGGCATGTTGGGACTGGATGCACCAGAAGCGGTATTGACTGAAACAGTAAATGATGGGGCAGGGAATGCCATTGGTGATGTGGCGCTGAACACTTTCGATCAGTCCCTGGTTACGCAGGTTGCCGGTGCCGGGATCGATGCGGCGAAGTCAATGATGACTAAAAAGCTACGCAAAATTAAGGTAAAATTAAAGGGTGGGCAGGCGGTGCTGCTCAGAGACAATAAACTAAAACTTCGTTAA
- the traK gene encoding conjugative transposon protein TraK, with translation MFSQFKNIDTAFKHIRLFSFFLILACLGISCFAIYQYYRFYNLKDQRIYILYNGKLLTALASDRKSNLPVELRDHIRTFHQYFFSLVPDDKAIKASVTRALYLADESAKKQYDNFQENGYYNNLIAANISQEITIDSIQLDVDRFPYPFRCFATQKLVRSSSTVFRKLVSQGIIDDLKNQTDNNPHGFLIRKFELLENRAEQLKPEEP, from the coding sequence ATGTTCAGCCAGTTTAAAAATATTGATACTGCTTTTAAGCATATCCGCTTGTTCAGCTTTTTCCTGATCCTGGCCTGTTTAGGGATCAGCTGTTTTGCAATTTACCAGTATTACCGGTTTTATAACCTGAAGGACCAGCGCATTTATATATTATATAATGGCAAGCTGTTAACAGCGTTGGCCTCTGACCGCAAGAGCAATCTGCCGGTAGAGCTCCGTGACCATATCCGCACCTTCCACCAATATTTCTTTTCCCTGGTTCCTGACGATAAGGCAATCAAGGCGAGCGTAACCAGGGCGCTGTACCTGGCTGATGAATCGGCCAAAAAACAATATGATAATTTTCAGGAGAATGGTTATTACAATAATCTGATCGCGGCCAATATCTCACAGGAAATTACCATAGACAGTATACAATTGGATGTGGACCGGTTTCCTTATCCGTTCAGGTGTTTTGCAACACAAAAACTGGTACGGTCTTCTTCGACGGTTTTTAGGAAATTGGTAAGTCAGGGTATCATAGATGACCTTAAAAACCAAACGGATAACAATCCACATGGTTTTCTGATCAGAAAGTTTGAGCTGCTGGAGAACAGGGCCGAACAGCTAAAACCGGAGGAACCATGA
- the traJ gene encoding conjugative transposon protein TraJ, whose product MKKVVYLFVAFLAVILLPSYTAAQGAAQSISGLQPVLDRVYTEMLPLCSGMINVGRGLAGFGALWYIASRVWRQLASAESIDFYPLLRPFALGMAVMLFPAVLGMINGVLQPTVSATNAMVANSNKAIERLLKMKEAAIKKSRYWQMYVGEDGSGDMDKWHKYAYPKDPNAEEDTFLDRLGYGLEFNIAKASYNFRNSIKQWLSEVLEILYAAAALCINTVRTFFLIVLAILGPLVFGFAVFDGFQNTLTVWIARYVNIFLWLPICNIFSSILGKVQENMLKLDLSQIEQQGDTFFSSLDTAYLIFLIIGIVGYFCVPNVANYVVHAGGGNTILQKVNSIVSSSTRTAKQAGKAGGGMVADALGDGYRNIKQGFSSGAQGDYFPDNPHQQQRIEGK is encoded by the coding sequence ATGAAAAAAGTGGTTTATCTATTTGTAGCCTTCTTAGCAGTAATATTGCTGCCTTCTTATACCGCTGCACAAGGGGCGGCCCAAAGTATTTCCGGTCTGCAGCCTGTGCTGGACAGGGTATACACCGAAATGCTGCCGCTATGTTCAGGAATGATCAATGTAGGTCGGGGACTGGCTGGATTTGGGGCGTTGTGGTATATCGCTTCCCGCGTATGGCGGCAGTTAGCATCGGCGGAATCCATTGACTTTTACCCGTTATTGCGGCCGTTTGCTTTGGGCATGGCGGTAATGCTTTTTCCGGCGGTACTAGGCATGATCAACGGGGTATTGCAACCGACGGTATCGGCTACCAATGCAATGGTTGCCAACAGCAATAAAGCAATTGAGAGGCTGCTTAAAATGAAGGAAGCTGCGATAAAAAAGAGCCGCTACTGGCAGATGTATGTCGGGGAAGATGGTAGCGGGGATATGGATAAATGGCATAAATATGCGTATCCTAAGGATCCAAACGCAGAAGAAGATACCTTTTTAGATAGGTTGGGGTATGGGCTGGAGTTCAATATTGCCAAGGCTTCCTATAATTTCAGAAACTCGATCAAGCAGTGGCTGAGCGAGGTATTAGAGATACTTTATGCTGCTGCAGCGCTATGCATCAATACCGTTCGTACGTTTTTTTTGATCGTGCTGGCCATTCTGGGGCCACTGGTATTTGGATTTGCGGTCTTTGATGGTTTTCAGAATACGCTGACGGTATGGATTGCACGGTATGTGAACATTTTTCTGTGGCTGCCGATCTGCAATATCTTTTCGAGTATCCTGGGGAAAGTGCAGGAAAATATGTTAAAGCTGGATTTATCGCAGATCGAGCAGCAGGGGGATACTTTCTTTTCCAGTTTAGATACCGCTTACCTGATTTTTTTGATCATTGGCATTGTAGGGTATTTCTGTGTGCCTAATGTGGCCAATTACGTGGTACATGCAGGGGGAGGAAATACGATCCTGCAAAAGGTGAATTCAATTGTGTCTTCTTCGACCCGTACTGCAAAGCAGGCGGGGAAAGCGGGTGGCGGTATGGTGGCTGATGCTTTAGGGGACGGATACCGCAATATCAAGCAGGGTTTTTCTTCCGGGGCACAGGGGGATTATTTTCCGGACAATCCCCACCAGCAGCAGCGCATTGAAGGAAAGTAG
- a CDS encoding TerB family tellurite resistance protein: MLSVLIRHFRVCIVGMLCFQMLLLSSAGYGQSAEAQQLLLNVEKLSQLKNILADMKKGYLLISNGYKAVKDIAEGNFSLHEVFLDGMMLVSPEIKKYHKVADIITDQGRIVSEYKRAFKRFQASENFSESDIAYMAGVYKQLFELSMDNLDELLMVITASNLRMSDQERLAAIDRIFADTEEKLLFLRAFNGQATMLDLGRNKERADVKGLSDVLRRKN, from the coding sequence ATGCTAAGCGTATTAATAAGGCATTTTAGGGTGTGCATAGTGGGCATGCTTTGCTTTCAGATGCTGCTGCTTTCCAGTGCTGGTTATGGCCAGTCTGCTGAAGCGCAGCAGCTGCTTTTGAATGTCGAAAAGCTCAGTCAGCTAAAGAATATTTTAGCCGATATGAAGAAAGGCTATCTATTGATATCGAATGGTTATAAAGCGGTTAAGGATATCGCTGAAGGGAATTTTTCCTTGCATGAAGTTTTTCTGGATGGTATGATGCTGGTAAGCCCGGAGATTAAAAAATACCATAAGGTAGCGGATATCATCACTGATCAGGGACGTATCGTTTCAGAATACAAGCGGGCATTTAAGCGTTTTCAGGCATCGGAAAATTTTTCAGAAAGTGATATCGCTTATATGGCCGGGGTATATAAACAGCTTTTTGAGCTGAGCATGGATAACCTCGATGAACTGCTGATGGTAATTACCGCTTCGAATTTACGCATGAGTGATCAGGAAAGGTTAGCAGCGATTGACCGGATTTTTGCAGATACGGAAGAAAAGCTGTTGTTTCTGCGTGCTTTTAATGGCCAGGCCACCATGCTGGATCTCGGGCGAAACAAAGAAAGGGCAGATGTGAAAGGACTGAGTGATGTGCTTAGGAGGAAGAATTAA
- a CDS encoding conjugal transfer protein TraI produces the protein MKQYMVILPLSTMTLIVGLPKGADAQIAVLEVIKAGVKKVIKAVDLKIQRLQNETIWLQNAQKVLENQLSKLKLTEIADWTQRQKELYREYYEELWKIKSAIAYYKKVKDLTAKQVAIVDEYKWAWNLFKQDKHFEAPELDYMQKVYSGILNESIKNIDQLLLVVNSFKTQMSDAERLEIISEASEKMDTNYTDLKSFNRGNAVLSIQRASSMEESAKLKEIYGIEN, from the coding sequence ATGAAACAATATATGGTAATTCTGCCGCTTAGCACGATGACGCTGATCGTTGGGCTTCCGAAAGGAGCGGATGCGCAGATCGCGGTGCTGGAAGTGATCAAGGCGGGCGTGAAAAAGGTGATCAAGGCGGTGGACCTGAAAATTCAGCGTTTGCAGAATGAGACGATCTGGCTGCAGAATGCGCAAAAGGTCTTAGAAAACCAGCTATCCAAATTAAAGCTGACCGAGATCGCGGACTGGACGCAGCGGCAGAAGGAGCTTTACCGGGAGTATTACGAGGAACTCTGGAAGATCAAATCTGCCATTGCTTATTATAAAAAAGTGAAGGATCTGACGGCGAAACAGGTGGCGATCGTGGATGAATACAAATGGGCCTGGAACTTATTTAAGCAGGATAAACATTTTGAAGCCCCGGAACTGGATTATATGCAGAAGGTGTATTCAGGGATACTGAATGAAAGCATCAAAAATATTGATCAGCTATTGCTGGTGGTGAATTCATTTAAAACGCAGATGAGTGATGCTGAGCGGCTGGAGATTATCTCAGAGGCATCCGAAAAGATGGATACCAATTATACGGACCTGAAAAGTTTTAACCGGGGTAATGCGGTATTAAGTATTCAACGTGCTTCTTCGATGGAGGAAAGCGCTAAACTAAAAGAAATCTATGGAATTGAAAATTGA
- a CDS encoding TraG family conjugative transposon ATPase: MIEAADIFPIYKVEHDCIQSMQGDLTVVFRLMLPEIFTLSERDYESYHQAWVKAIRVLPVGTVLHKQDWFLESRFKADFSAEHSFLSGASERFFNEREFLEHECYVMLTMKPSGRKLSNSAYSNILRKRIVPEQTVDAALFSSFMDDVGQFVRILSDSGFVSLVRLTDDELAGTANKPGLIERYCFLLGKEEMPLISDIHLRDEIRVGDKRCELYTLSDVKDLPAMCGPRINYDKYSSDRSKFSIGFASPLGSLLSCNHILNQYIFISDRDKVLKRLEAKKLRLQSLSAYSRENALSRDAVNDFLNEAVASQRLPVKAHFNVLAWSSDRSKSLDLKNLVGSAMAGLDASAKRETDGQAQIWWAGLPGNAADFPMNDSFDTFLEQAACFFNLETAYQSSLSPFGIRLGDRLTGKPVHVDISDEPWEKGLITNRAKLLIGPSGSGKSFAVNHMMRSYYEQGAHCILVDIGHSYKGLCELVGGYYFTYREDDPIKFNPFYLSDGDQMDTEKKESIKTLLLALWKKDDEPYSRSEYVAISNALKLYYEHLESRADIFPCFNSFYEFLMSEYMQVLSDGKVKEKDFDIGNFLYVLNPYYRGGEFDYLLNASENLDMLQERFIVFELDNVKDHPILFPVVTLIIMEMVISKMRKLKGIRKVVLIEECWKAIAKEGMAEYIRYLFKTMRKFFGEPIVVTQEIEDVISSPIVKLAIINNVDCKILLDQRKYQNKFEQMQKLLGLTDKDKTLVLSMNKANNPKLKYKEIFFSLGGQMSKVYRLEVSLEEYLAYTTEAREKILVQEYAMRYGSIRKGISVLASEMRARAKPG, translated from the coding sequence ATGATCGAGGCAGCTGATATATTTCCTATTTACAAAGTCGAGCATGACTGCATCCAGTCGATGCAGGGGGATCTGACGGTGGTGTTCAGGTTGATGTTGCCGGAAATCTTTACGCTTTCAGAAAGGGATTATGAAAGTTATCACCAGGCCTGGGTAAAGGCGATCCGGGTGCTGCCGGTGGGAACGGTGCTGCATAAGCAGGACTGGTTTTTAGAAAGCAGGTTCAAGGCTGATTTTTCGGCGGAACATAGTTTTTTATCCGGGGCATCCGAACGCTTTTTTAATGAGCGGGAATTTCTGGAACATGAGTGTTATGTCATGCTGACCATGAAACCCTCGGGCAGGAAGCTGTCAAATTCAGCTTACAGCAATATCCTGCGAAAGCGGATTGTGCCGGAGCAGACGGTGGATGCAGCTTTATTTAGTTCTTTTATGGATGATGTAGGGCAGTTTGTCCGGATTTTATCGGATAGCGGTTTTGTGTCTTTGGTTCGCTTAACTGATGATGAGCTGGCGGGAACGGCGAATAAACCGGGACTGATCGAACGTTACTGCTTTTTATTAGGCAAAGAGGAGATGCCGCTGATTTCGGATATCCATTTGCGGGATGAAATCCGGGTGGGGGATAAACGCTGTGAGCTCTACACGCTTTCGGATGTGAAGGATTTGCCGGCAATGTGCGGCCCCAGAATCAATTATGATAAATACAGTTCGGACAGGTCAAAATTTAGTATTGGCTTTGCAAGTCCTCTGGGATCACTGTTATCCTGTAATCACATATTAAACCAGTATATTTTCATTTCGGACCGGGATAAGGTGCTGAAAAGGCTGGAGGCCAAGAAACTGCGTTTGCAGTCGCTGTCTGCTTATTCCCGTGAAAATGCATTGTCACGCGATGCGGTAAATGATTTTTTAAATGAAGCAGTGGCCTCGCAGCGTTTACCGGTAAAGGCGCATTTCAATGTACTGGCCTGGTCTTCGGACCGCTCGAAGTCGCTGGATCTGAAGAACCTGGTTGGTTCGGCAATGGCGGGGCTCGATGCGTCAGCGAAACGGGAGACCGACGGACAGGCGCAGATTTGGTGGGCGGGGCTGCCGGGGAATGCGGCTGACTTTCCGATGAATGACTCCTTCGATACTTTTTTGGAGCAGGCGGCTTGTTTTTTTAACCTGGAAACGGCTTATCAGAGTTCGTTGAGCCCATTCGGGATTAGACTGGGGGACCGGTTAACGGGGAAACCAGTACATGTAGATATCAGTGATGAGCCCTGGGAAAAGGGGCTGATTACGAATCGGGCGAAGCTCCTGATCGGGCCATCGGGATCGGGTAAATCTTTTGCTGTCAACCACATGATGCGGAGCTACTATGAGCAAGGGGCGCATTGCATACTGGTGGATATCGGGCATAGTTATAAGGGACTTTGCGAACTGGTCGGGGGCTATTATTTCACCTATCGAGAGGATGACCCGATTAAGTTCAATCCTTTTTACCTGTCTGATGGGGATCAGATGGATACCGAGAAAAAGGAAAGCATCAAGACTTTGCTTTTGGCATTATGGAAAAAGGATGATGAGCCATACAGCAGGTCGGAATACGTGGCGATATCCAATGCCCTGAAACTGTATTATGAACATCTGGAGTCGAGGGCTGATATTTTTCCCTGTTTTAATTCCTTTTATGAGTTTTTGATGTCGGAATATATGCAGGTGTTATCCGATGGCAAGGTAAAGGAGAAGGATTTCGATATAGGAAATTTTCTTTATGTGCTCAATCCTTATTATAGGGGCGGGGAGTTTGATTACCTGCTCAACGCCTCTGAAAACTTGGATATGTTGCAGGAACGTTTTATTGTTTTCGAACTGGATAATGTAAAGGATCATCCGATTTTATTTCCGGTAGTAACGCTGATCATTATGGAAATGGTGATTTCGAAGATGCGGAAACTGAAAGGGATCAGGAAAGTGGTGTTGATTGAAGAATGCTGGAAAGCCATCGCGAAGGAGGGCATGGCTGAATATATCCGTTATTTATTTAAAACGATGCGTAAGTTTTTCGGGGAGCCCATCGTGGTGACCCAGGAAATAGAAGACGTGATTTCCTCACCGATTGTTAAGCTAGCCATTATCAATAATGTGGACTGCAAGATCCTGCTCGATCAGCGTAAATACCAGAATAAGTTTGAACAGATGCAGAAGTTGCTTGGACTGACCGATAAGGACAAGACGCTGGTGCTTTCGATGAATAAGGCCAATAACCCCAAACTGAAATACAAGGAAATCTTTTTCTCGCTGGGCGGGCAGATGAGTAAAGTATACCGGTTGGAGGTAAGCCTTGAAGAATACCTTGCCTATACCACCGAGGCGCGGGAAAAAATACTAGTGCAGGAATATGCTATGCGTTACGGAAGCATCCGGAAAGGCATATCGGTGCTGGCATCGGAGATGAGGGCGAGAGCGAAGCCGGGTTAG
- a CDS encoding DUF4133 domain-containing protein translates to MATVYHINKGVGMPIVFKGLKAQYIAYLAFGLLLMLIGFAIGYVSGVPLVVLMGLVLVFGGGLFVVVFRMSAKFGEHGLLKFLAKRGLPEYLVFRSRRLFTGLKNVRS, encoded by the coding sequence ATGGCTACGGTTTATCATATCAATAAGGGCGTGGGAATGCCGATCGTTTTTAAAGGCTTAAAGGCCCAATACATCGCTTACCTGGCTTTTGGACTGCTGCTGATGCTGATTGGTTTTGCCATTGGTTATGTATCGGGCGTGCCGCTGGTGGTTTTGATGGGTTTGGTGCTGGTTTTTGGTGGCGGCCTGTTTGTCGTGGTCTTCCGCATGAGTGCAAAATTCGGGGAGCATGGACTTTTGAAGTTTCTGGCGAAACGTGGTTTGCCTGAATATCTGGTGTTCCGTTCAAGGCGGTTATTTACAGGGCTTAAAAATGTACGGTCATGA
- a CDS encoding DUF4134 domain-containing protein, which yields MRNQFNSPSRTLFAKFLLVVYIFCWCQVLLSLPLFAQDGNAGIQEARDKVVGYFDTGCDLMYAIGAVMGIIGAVKVFNKWNAGEPDTSKVASAWFGSCVFLVIVATVLKSFFGI from the coding sequence ATGAGAAATCAATTCAATAGTCCTTCAAGGACACTTTTTGCCAAATTTTTATTGGTGGTATATATCTTTTGCTGGTGTCAGGTTTTATTATCGCTGCCGCTTTTTGCGCAGGATGGCAATGCGGGGATACAGGAAGCAAGGGATAAAGTTGTCGGGTATTTTGATACGGGCTGTGACCTGATGTATGCGATCGGTGCAGTAATGGGTATCATCGGGGCGGTCAAGGTTTTTAATAAGTGGAACGCTGGTGAGCCGGATACTTCCAAAGTGGCTTCTGCCTGGTTTGGTTCCTGCGTGTTTTTGGTGATTGTGGCGACAGTTTTAAAATCGTTTTTCGGGATTTGA
- a CDS encoding RteC domain-containing protein, whose protein sequence is MYNKFSEKLLGELHARLESLSLGELSPVQLLKAQIAAVADALKDLTDFVVAHPPLDVQEEIGYYKFIYPRFKSLILYYTAYHHFLAGVPESGLKAKKKYYLSKLSAIAGFFEQNTLHYDYFRLDGGMLDGLFYTRRDPGNVLQPLVLGYEPFLGTAMAELVSSFLAKERLRNEILALLHALSGRGALSSTVVDPLGGLQREFKWTGEDIHLIELVHGIHLTGQVNNGSIGIVELFKVVGAFFGVNLRVPKRGFDDLKARKTMSKTAFLDMMRLAVLKKMDEDDAYDPEKARRRNGF, encoded by the coding sequence ATGTATAACAAGTTTAGTGAAAAGTTGCTGGGTGAACTTCATGCCCGGCTGGAATCTTTATCCCTGGGTGAATTGTCTCCTGTGCAGCTGCTTAAGGCGCAGATTGCTGCAGTTGCGGATGCCCTGAAGGACCTGACCGATTTTGTAGTTGCCCATCCGCCTTTGGATGTACAGGAGGAGATCGGTTATTATAAATTCATATATCCCAGGTTTAAGTCTTTAATCTTGTATTACACCGCATATCATCATTTTTTGGCAGGTGTACCTGAATCCGGGCTGAAGGCAAAAAAGAAATATTACCTCTCCAAGCTGAGCGCTATTGCGGGGTTCTTTGAGCAGAACACGCTGCATTATGATTATTTCAGGCTGGATGGCGGTATGCTGGATGGACTTTTTTACACCAGGCGTGACCCCGGGAATGTGCTCCAGCCGCTTGTGCTGGGTTATGAGCCGTTTCTGGGTACTGCGATGGCAGAGCTGGTGAGCTCATTTTTGGCGAAGGAGCGTTTGCGTAATGAAATCCTGGCGCTGTTACATGCGCTTTCGGGAAGGGGGGCCTTGTCTTCGACGGTGGTTGACCCTTTGGGCGGTTTGCAGCGCGAGTTCAAATGGACGGGGGAGGATATCCACCTGATTGAGCTGGTACATGGTATCCATTTAACGGGACAGGTCAATAATGGCAGTATCGGTATTGTGGAATTGTTTAAGGTGGTGGGTGCGTTTTTCGGGGTGAACCTAAGGGTGCCCAAACGCGGCTTTGATGACCTTAAGGCAAGAAAAACAATGAGTAAAACGGCATTTCTGGATATGATGAGGCTGGCGGTGCTGAAGAAAATGGATGAGGATGATGCCTATGATCCGGAAAAGGCAAGGCGTAGAAATGGTTTTTAG
- a CDS encoding Crp/Fnr family transcriptional regulator — protein MPQFNDREADLLETLSFIIPLPTPMQNRVKEESLIETFERRKLLLSPGETARRVYFIRRGFLRAYFIDENGNECTTWFTGKGDLMISVHSFFAQQPANEYIEVLQDSKLQSLTWLQLNAYYADFSEGNLLGRLITQKYFILSEERAILLRTRSPEQRYDLLLSNHPEIEQETTQQNIASFLNISRETLSRIRRKKNRMCHQTQNR, from the coding sequence ATGCCACAATTTAACGACCGTGAAGCTGACCTACTGGAAACATTAAGCTTCATCATCCCTCTTCCTACCCCTATGCAAAACCGCGTAAAAGAAGAAAGCCTTATTGAAACTTTTGAACGCAGGAAACTCCTATTATCGCCCGGCGAAACCGCGCGCCGCGTTTACTTTATACGCCGGGGATTCCTGCGCGCCTATTTCATTGACGAGAACGGAAACGAGTGCACGACCTGGTTTACCGGGAAGGGCGATCTGATGATTTCCGTACACAGCTTTTTCGCCCAGCAGCCCGCAAATGAATACATAGAAGTACTTCAGGACAGCAAACTACAGTCCCTTACCTGGCTCCAACTCAATGCCTATTACGCAGACTTCAGCGAAGGTAATCTACTCGGCAGGCTCATCACCCAGAAATACTTTATCCTGAGCGAAGAAAGGGCCATCTTACTGCGCACCCGGAGCCCCGAACAACGCTATGATCTGTTACTTAGCAACCATCCCGAAATTGAACAGGAGACCACCCAGCAGAACATCGCCTCTTTCCTCAACATCAGCCGCGAAACACTTAGCAGAATCCGCCGTAAAAAAAACAGAATGTGTCACCAGACACAAAATCGCTAA
- a CDS encoding RNA polymerase sigma factor codes for MNLSSDSSLFELIKAGNHLAYTAIIDRYWEELYRHIWSKIKNQDDAKDMVQDIFLGLWKNRTSITIETGDSLAPYLFRSAKYAVINHFSRPRITIADEEALSKALQAASTVKTDDTLLMCELQDLVEDEVNLLPARLQVPYRLSREHDLPVREIAKKLSLSEQTVKNNISTALGIIRFKMGKYNSDGSIIRVLAVACLLHHK; via the coding sequence ATGAATCTATCGTCCGACAGTAGCTTATTTGAATTGATAAAAGCGGGCAATCACCTGGCCTATACCGCTATAATAGACCGGTATTGGGAAGAGTTATATAGACATATATGGTCGAAGATCAAAAACCAGGACGATGCTAAAGATATGGTGCAGGATATTTTTCTGGGTCTCTGGAAAAACCGAACGAGCATTACCATTGAAACAGGTGACAGCCTTGCCCCCTATTTGTTCAGATCGGCTAAATATGCCGTTATCAACCATTTTTCAAGACCAAGAATAACAATTGCCGACGAGGAGGCTTTATCAAAAGCACTACAGGCCGCTTCAACAGTTAAAACCGACGATACATTGCTCATGTGCGAGCTGCAGGATTTGGTAGAAGATGAAGTCAACCTCTTGCCTGCAAGATTACAGGTCCCCTACCGGTTGTCCCGCGAACACGATCTACCGGTCAGGGAAATCGCCAAAAAATTATCTCTTTCAGAACAGACCGTTAAAAACAACATCAGTACGGCTTTGGGCATCATCAGGTTTAAAATGGGCAAATACAATTCGGATGGGTCTATTATACGCGTCCTGGCCGTTGCCTGTTTACTTCATCACAAATAA
- a CDS encoding FecR family protein, with the protein MSQYKDQKALKSVLKKYLDQSVSPAERAAVNSWYEGLGKENHDVPALDRQDAAHKLGRSIKIHLNRQILLSGKASPWLLYLKYAAVFLVLLGTGLFTYQKYHFPIKPEQEVTFKSTQHAAKEISLPDGSVVLLNVGSALTLAADFGTHERRVRLTGEAFFKIAKDKKKPFIIKSSILTTTVLGTSFNINAYPDMDRIKIAVATGKVRVARKTAAGEEVLALGMTKDASLTFDKPTGTVNLKTEDASLLSSWKDNKLYLDNATLSEIAKQLERYYHLKVVFSRALDKGKRYTVRFNREPANRVMEILSLLTKAKFTYQTNQITIK; encoded by the coding sequence ATGTCACAATACAAAGATCAAAAAGCGTTAAAATCGGTACTTAAGAAATACCTGGATCAAAGCGTAAGCCCTGCAGAACGCGCTGCCGTCAATTCCTGGTATGAGGGGCTAGGTAAGGAGAACCATGATGTACCCGCCCTGGATCGCCAGGATGCTGCACACAAACTGGGCCGTTCGATCAAAATACACCTGAACAGACAGATTCTCCTTTCAGGCAAAGCAAGCCCATGGTTGCTGTATTTAAAGTATGCAGCTGTATTTCTTGTCCTGTTGGGCACAGGCCTTTTCACCTATCAGAAATACCATTTCCCCATAAAACCGGAACAGGAAGTTACATTTAAGTCAACGCAGCATGCCGCGAAGGAGATTTCCCTGCCTGATGGCTCGGTGGTACTGCTAAACGTAGGAAGTGCACTCACACTAGCCGCCGACTTTGGAACACATGAGCGGAGGGTAAGGCTGACAGGCGAAGCTTTTTTTAAAATAGCAAAAGATAAAAAAAAGCCTTTCATTATAAAATCCAGTATACTTACCACAACAGTACTTGGCACCTCATTCAATATCAATGCCTATCCGGACATGGATCGGATTAAAATTGCGGTTGCCACCGGGAAAGTTAGGGTAGCCAGAAAGACAGCAGCAGGCGAAGAAGTACTTGCCTTGGGAATGACAAAAGACGCCAGTTTAACCTTTGATAAACCTACCGGGACAGTAAACCTTAAAACAGAAGACGCTTCACTGCTTTCTTCCTGGAAAGACAATAAACTATACCTGGATAATGCAACCCTAAGCGAAATTGCAAAGCAGCTTGAAAGATACTATCACCTAAAGGTAGTTTTTAGTCGGGCGTTGGATAAAGGCAAAAGATATACGGTTCGCTTTAACCGGGAACCGGCAAACAGGGTAATGGAAATCCTTTCCCTACTTACCAAAGCGAAATTTACCTACCAAACCAATCAGATCACTATAAAATAA